In Euphorbia lathyris chromosome 2, ddEupLath1.1, whole genome shotgun sequence, the sequence GTATCAGTGAAGTTTAAACCGCACACTGAACCGAACCGATTGaattctgtttttctcttcAGTTTTTTAACATTTCGGTTCGTCGTCGGTTTTATTTTTTGGTGCATTTCGGTATTCAGTTTGgtttttaaaaaatgtaaaaaaatcgaaccgcaccgaattacacatatttgAATTTacacatttaattttgtttattgttgttgagatgataaactaatatgaatatagtttaaaagtatttcaaatttttttattgttgaggtaaatttaatgatggaatatattaatttttattttttaattaaattcggCTTGTTCGGTTTAAAATCGAACCGAATCGAATATTTTGGTTTTATATATTATTCGGTTCAGTATCGGCgtgaattattttgataatttcaatacatatttcatattttttgtttggttcggttcggttttgaaCCGATCCAAACCCTGCCAAATAGCACTACTCATTTAAAATAGGTTGATAGGTTAAAAGTTAGGAAATGATGATGTAGGAAAGGACTAAAATGCAATGGGAAAATCCAAACAAGTCCTTAGATTAGAGTGGCGACTAACTGACAAGCGAAGCGACCACACAAAAGTAGACAAGAAAGAAAAGCTGGTGTTTAGCGTTGCTAATTAAGGCTGTTtgaaaaagaataaataaataaatcaattcaatTGAGGTAGAGGTAGTAGAGGTTGGAAAGTGATTTTTTTCTGTTTCAGATTATGGTATTTCCGCACTGTGGAAAAAAGGTTAAGAagcgaaaaaagaaaaaacaaagctAATAATTATAAACTAAAAGgatggaaatggaggaataACTTCTAAAGCTAATCCAGAATCAAATGGGATTGGGGTTTCCACTCCCTTCGATTTCTCTCAAAGTATGCCTCCTGTTCTTACACTCTTCGGTTTTTGCTTCATTTCTCGTGGTAACACTTACTTTACAGGTCGTAGTAGTCTATGTTGTTTCGTTAATTTTCATTTCCAGTTACTGCGATTATTTTGATCTGTTAGTTCTTTTGCTTCATGAATTCTTGCTTCTTTGCTCAATGCATGGAAGATCTTCTGTTTTCAGTTTGTTTTAAGCATTTTCTGTTTCGCTGCTGTTAGTTGATTTGGAACGCTAGGTTTTCTAATTTGTCTTGCAAATGATCTCAGGAAAACTTTACTTGATGTAGATTGAATTTGATCATATGTTCGAATTCGCAAATGAATGTGTATGTTTGTGTGTAATACATACCTACTGTATCACGCATTATATGTTGTTTGTGATGTTAAAATCTAAATTTGCTTCTGCTACAACACTGGCTTCACTCTTTACTTCACTTCGAGTAATTCTCATTTGCATGTGCCATTATAAGACATACTGCACTTTTTTCTCTGTGTTTTCGCCCACAAAAAAGTTCTAAACTAAATGCTAGTTATATTGATCATTTGCTGCATTGAGAACCTTTTGAGAAGCTCGATTAAATTTCTGATTACATGTTAGCATTTATTTTCTTGATAGATTCGGGAATTGGAGTTTATCAAGTGCTTTGGCAATTACAGTTGATTATTGATATTTTTCTACAGTGATCTCCCAGTAATGTTTTCAGCAAATATTTTATGGTTTGACATGCTAAATAGTACATTGTAGAAATAAAATTTTGGACAACTAAAGGGTCCCTCTTCTCCTCAGGGATCTTAGTTGTGGCAGTTGAGTTTTTCCTCCAAGGATTTGGATTTCCTGCAACTAGGCTGCTGAAGAGTTCTAAAGACTTCCTCAGTCAATGGGAATTCATAAGATTGGCCATCAGAGTTCAAGACATGGTAAAAGCTTTTCCTCATTCAAAGGTGTTCATAAAGAAATTGTAGATAATCCTACTTTAACGGCAGACTCAGGTGATGATTCCGATGATTATGAGCTAACTGAATTCAACTGTGAGCTTGGCATGGTGGAAGGTCAGCTATGCAGCATACCATATGAACTCTACGATCTACCAGATTTGAGTGAAATATTATCTTTAGACACATGGAATTCTTGTTTAACAGAAGAAGAAAGGTTCCATCTGGCAGCTTACCTTCCTGATATGGACCAGGAAACTTTTTGTTTGACTATGAAGGAGATTTTTTATGGCAGTGATCTATATTTTGGGAATCCTTTGGATGTTTTCTTCAAAAGATTGAAAGGCGGTTTTTATCCTCCAAAAGTGGCTCATATTAGAGACGCGTTGCATTTTGTGAAAAGGAACAAGTATTATCACTCGTTAAGATCTTACAATGACAGGATGATCCAAATGTTCATAGACATGAGAAGCTTGTGGGATCAGTGTGAAATGAGCTCCAGCATTGAGGAAAGGATCTCGATTTGgtctaaaaagagaaaacaaagAGTTATCAATTTGCTTGATCTCAACAAATCACCCAGAGATGATCACCAATTAAGTCAGGAGATTAGCTTGGAAATGGAGGCAATGAAGTCAGTGGGAATCAAGAGAGCAAAGGGTAGTTTACCCTCTCCATCTGTGAACGACATGAAATGTTTGGCTCCAAACTTCAGGGGGAAGGGACTCTTAAAGGCAAAAGCATCCGAGAATGGCTTATTCCCAAGCCACAACCGAAAAGTGATTGGCAGCAAAATTCCAGAGAATTTCCGACCTATGCCTAAGGGAGTATTAAAAATAGTGCCTAAAATTTCTTCTGTTCATCGGCAACAATCAGAATCACTGCCTAGAGGAGTTCAACCAGCATTTCTGGTGAGGTCCCAAGGTTTACAGGATATGAAGTTTTCTTCTTTGCCAGCATATTTACGCTTCCCGGATGCTGTTGGCCTCTTTGAATCGCCATTTTTAAGGCAGAATGTTGCTGAAAGTGGAATTCATTCAACTCCGAACCATGAGAATAGAAAGAATCATCATGAAAGTACAACCAGAACCAGTTACCCCTCAGAAAACTCAACTGTAGAAATGAGGCAAATAGTTTCATCATTGGCTAACATTTCTATGTTGGGAAAACACaaattctttgcagatgatgtaaaAAGGGATCAAAATGAGGTATACAAGCCAGGAATAAACCCAGCAGATGCGAGGAGGTACACCCATGGCCTTGGTGGAGAAATTTTGTGGCCAAATTTGCAAAATGCAACTGACGACTCTTCTCTGAGGTCCTTGGAGTCATACCCATTTGGTATTCAAAGTCATTCTGGCGAACAAAATATGGCACTTTTGAAGGAAAAGCATATCAATGTCTATCCAAGAATTCCAGAAGCAGTTTCAAGAACAATATTAACTGGTAATGGTAAGCAGGAAATGCTAGTGGCATCTTCTGATTTAATGAGACATGAGAGTAACATCAGCAGCAAAAAATCAGAGAAGCAATTAAGTAAACCCTATGTCTTAGAGGGGTCAAAGGATGAAGCTGTGGTGCCTTTGACATACAAACGACGAAAAGCAGTAGCTAAGATTAACAAATTAGACACTGGGAAGACTATATTAGCAGGAGCAGATTTCAGTTCTAATCAACATTTTGGAGAGGGTTCAAAAGCAGTGAAGATAAGATTCACAGGGTGGAAAGATATGGCATTGGATCATGAACCTTGACCAGCATATCATGGATGTGAAGTAGGTATGGTACGCTCATGAAATACCAATTTGTATTATATGATTGTTAATGGTGTAAATGAAAGTATAGCAGTAGAAGAATGTCCTGCCTCCAGGATGCATGTGAAGTTGCACTCATCTCAGTGTTTCTTATTTGGCAAATAGCTCGCAGGCTTCTAATGCAAATGTTAATGAAcatattagctttatccaatATCATTGAGAAGGTAATCCAACTTCTCAAATTATTATATTGTCATACTGTTATAGGTTATTGCTTCGGATACCTCAATCTGAATTTTTAACTAGTCTGAAATGCTGATAATATGTCCATGGGGTATCCTTGAGCCAATATCTCATCCTCAAATCTTGTATAGAGTACTATAATAGGCTTCGattctttaatttttcattAGCTATTCTTTTTAGTTTCCTTCTCATATCTTTCTTGGCAAAAATATTGCCCCCTTGAATCTCTAATTGGTATGAGATATACATAATTAGCTGACATAGCATGATTACAAACCCTGCCTTCACTTTGACTCTTCAATCGTTGAAGTCAGGAACTGAGTTGGTTAGGGCGCCAATAACTAGGATTGCAAACGGGACGGGGATTATATGTTCCCGATGTGAATTCGCCCTAATGAGTGTATTTCGGCTTAAGCTGCTATCCCtaatttcttcattttcgttcagTAAGTCTTAGTTTGGGTTTGAGAATTTTAATTAACTGTCAATTGATTTAGTTTGGACTGTTAAAGTCAAGTTTAAGTTATTTATCATCATTTTGTGTGTTCCACTTTCTTGCAAATGGAAGCTGATTCCATTCAGTCAAGATGGGATGTATAGTAGAAATGGGGAATGTGAAGCCACACGGTAACAGGGATGAGGATTATATTTTCTCCGTTTTATAAATGGAGATATGAAGATTCTCTATTGGAACGGGAATGGAAGAAGTAGTCCCCATCCCGCAATGTACAATGCTAGCATTGTACTGTACATTGCGGGATGGGACCAATATCCCATAAAGCATAAACCGTCTTCAACTCTGTGCCCCGCTTCATATCACAAATTGAGAACTGAGTCTATTCATCACTCAAATCACAcggtaaaaaaaatgatattttttttatccgaATAATCTAGCAATGTTGAAAGATCAAAAGATCATGGTTTTTTCAATGTCAATTTATTTGAGGATTTTCAGCCTGGACCACCTCGTTGAAAGtcgttttattttcttttctaaggTTGAGTTGCTGCTTTCATAAAATTCAAATTCTtacttcatcaaaaataaaaagaacaaaaaaagcGAATCCTTAATTCTCATAAAAAGGAGAGAAATTCTTTTCCATCAGAGTGCAACTGTGATTAAGAACGGTTCAGTGTTTGGTTCGATTTATAAATGAACCAGTTTGATTGGCCACTATTCATTAATCTATTCAAACTACAATATTTTATTTCAAATCCATTAGGAGACACGTATGTGTCATGTAGGGTAAGCATGATTTAGCATTATTGAGTTTAGGGGCTGAAAGATTAGTTACTAAGCCTAGGGGAAAAGGAACAAGTTGGTAGCTGATGAGGTATTAAACCTAGATTTGTTTTTTGATAGCTAGTGTAAAATTGGtcctttttaaatataatttactctAAATAATACGCTTAACATAAGTTTTTAATGTATGTAGTTATGTTATGTTGGATGATATGTTCATCTCTATTCTTTTAggggcaaaaagcatcctgaggcccctgatctttcattgtttggtgcattaagccatcgatcttttatttagacatattaagcccctgatctttcatcatttggtgcattaagccctcgatctttcatttagacacattgagcccttgatctttcatatatgagtgtattaggtcctttcgtaaatcaattaatatataggtttattaagggcatgtttggttaggtcTATATAACTATAGCGTTTCGCATTTTCTCTGAACACTGCAACATTTTGgtgcttttcacgaaaagctcttttcatgaacagttgtttgtagttacttgttattgataaaattacccttcttatttccacaaaatgtgcttcaattttaacattatttttatttttagaacataattatcgaaaaataaggttttattgtgttcaataaatttttaatttttaatttaaattgtttttattaatttgtataatatattttttattttataatttgttatttttagaacatcatttgttgtcacaatttgttttttttttttttttgagtttgAAATGGAATAATGGATTTACTATAGTAACTGGAAAATAGAATTTAGATTTAGAGTACGATAATGTAGTTTGgaatagaaaatataaaaaaaaaaaaattggaaatgaCTGAAAAATAAGGAGCTATTGGTGTTGTGTTTTAgctaaaattcaaaattttagtttttttttttttttggtgaagGCTAACTCTTTACCATCCTAGATAAAGTGACGCCACTTTAATGATTAGACAGTAACTGTTGGAGGCCTGTATGAGGTGTAACACACTCGTGAAAGTCCAAAGTAAAGGAGCCTGCAAAATTCGCCATCCAGTCAGCAGCTCTATTTTCTTCCTTAAAAAAATGAGTAACCCGGAGACCGCAATTCATGATTTTGAAACTATGGCAGTGCGTGATGATCCAAGCATAGGGATGATAAGTGTGGATCATAAAATTAACCACAGTCCAATTCAATCACCACCCATCGGTATCTTTTCTCCTAGGCCATCTTTAAACCGAAATACAAACCCCATGGTTCGGCTAAAATCGGTGAACAAAACCGCCATTGCCAATTCCCCCTATAATCATGGAGTAGTCCTACAAAAGCTAAGTCCAGATTACCTTTACAAGCCTCATCACAATTTACCTTCATCTAATCAATATTTGGGGGATACCATTTTATTTCAATCTCTCTTTTGGATACTCTATTTAAGCCATTGAGCAGAAGACCAACCTCCATATTCTCTTTGcactttccaaaaataaaattcacAGTATCCTTTCGCTGCCTATCACCCGTGCCTAAGGccatgttctttattacttgattTCAGTAATAatcaattcagttcaattcaattcagttcaatagtaatcagttcagttcaacatTCCATTTCAACATcaagtttcagtattcagtaaattatcattatttattataattatcattatttatatataatttattattattattattattattattattattattattatttatctataatttatcattgtttattattattattattattattatttatctatagtttatcattatctataaattagataaatgtcaagaaatgatagtttattaaagtatatatcgtttaataaaaaaaattaaagtataaaaaaataattaggaattgcatccatattatgaattatttctcaaatttacccaatttattaatgttagggataaaattgcactattttagatgttaagggtaaaattactcctgactcaaaatgttagggatatttttgcaccttaacccttaattgtaataaaaaggtaagagtttgtattcatatgaaaaattgtatttaattttataggcttcaaattatatgtaaatttgtgtttgtatataatttgtatttttaatttaaattagactcatttttatttaatttcatggGCTTTTAACAAAttgagcttttatttgatattcaatttaattttatctttaataacatatttatttattattgatattattattattattagaaccattattattattattataagcttattaatgtccaatattatcattaaaattattttaaagtctaatatcatcattattgttaagttcggtagcattcagtttagttcagtagcattcagttaaattcagttcggttcagtattcagtagcattcagttcaattcagttcagttcagttcagttcagttcagtagcattcagttcagttcgattcaattcagttcagtttagttcagttttttcagcgataaaaaACGGAGCCTAAGACCCTTTCATTTCTCCAACGCCAGCACCACCAAATAACCATCCCAAAAACAGTCTGCCATTGAATTTCCCACCAGCTAGAAACAAACTGTAGATTAAAAATAACCCAATTCTCATGCTACAAGTTGAAAAAACTATTTCTAATATGCCTCAGGATCATTCGTTGCCAAATAGACCGAGCGATAATGCAGTCCATTATGATATGAATAGTAGATTCAATCCTGCTACAAGCATCGTAGCTAGCAGTCACTCCGATGTATCGACCAATGCGATTAACATTGGATAAAATGCAATCGTGAGCAAATAACCATATGAAATTTCGAACACGTTCTGTTATCTCTATGCTCCAGATAATTTTCCATGGGAAATGCCCCCAGTATCATGCTGTTGGAGAAGTTGATAAGCAGACACTATGGAAAAACAACCACCATGTCTGCCCGACCACGTCCAGCCGTCCGCCAGGCCGTTAGCAAGGAATATCGCCCTCGAAGCAAGTCGCATCAGTAGATAGGCGGGAAGGAGGTGTTGCAACTTATTCCAATCACAAGAGTCGTCCGTCCACCAATCCGCAACAGAAGAAATACGCTCGACATCCATTAAACCAACACTCCAGATTTCATTGTTCAAACCTATAATTCTGATCCTATTTAATAGTGGATTGACTctttgaacttgtccataatagtggattgactctctgaactttgcaaatgtctcactAGCTTTCTAgatttgcttatttcgtatcaccagctccctaaacttgtccataaaaatttacTAGCTCTATGAATtttgcaaatgtctcaccagctccataaacttacttattccgtaacaactaaatacaaaaacttatc encodes:
- the LOC136217281 gene encoding uncharacterized protein, producing MGIHKIGHQSSRHGKSFSSFKGVHKEIVDNPTLTADSGDDSDDYELTEFNCELGMVEGQLCSIPYELYDLPDLSEILSLDTWNSCLTEEERFHLAAYLPDMDQETFCLTMKEIFYGSDLYFGNPLDVFFKRLKGGFYPPKVAHIRDALHFVKRNKYYHSLRSYNDRMIQMFIDMRSLWDQCEMSSSIEERISIWSKKRKQRVINLLDLNKSPRDDHQLSQEISLEMEAMKSVGIKRAKGSLPSPSVNDMKCLAPNFRGKGLLKAKASENGLFPSHNRKVIGSKIPENFRPMPKGVLKIVPKISSVHRQQSESLPRGVQPAFLVRSQGLQDMKFSSLPAYLRFPDAVGLFESPFLRQNVAESGIHSTPNHENRKNHHESTTRTSYPSENSTVEMRQIVSSLANISMLGKHKFFADDVKRDQNEVYKPGINPADARRYTHGLGGEILWPNLQNATDDSSLRSLESYPFGIQSHSGEQNMALLKEKHINVYPRIPEAVSRTILTGNGKQEMLVASSDLMRHESNISSKKSEKQLSKPYVLEGSKDEAVVPLTYKRRKAVAKINKLDTGKTILAGADFSSNQHFGEGSKAVKIRFTGWKDMALDHEP